The following are encoded together in the Synchiropus splendidus isolate RoL2022-P1 chromosome 7, RoL_Sspl_1.0, whole genome shotgun sequence genome:
- the LOC128762132 gene encoding ankyrin-1-like isoform X24: MVLELLHNGIVLETTTKKGNTALHIAALAGQEQVVTELVNYGANVNAQLQKGFTPLYMAAQENHLEVVKFLLENGANQSIPTEDGFTPLAVALQQGHENVVALLINYGTKGKVRLPALHIAARNDDTRTAAVLLQNDPNPDVLSKTGFTPLHIAAHYENLNVAQLLLNRGANVNFTPKNGITPLHIAARRGNVIMVRLLLDRGAQIDAKTKDELTPLHCAARNGHVRIIEILLDHGAPIQAKTKNGLSPIHMAAQGDHMDCVKQLLQYNAEIDDITLDHLTPLHVAAHCGHHRMAKVLLDKGAKPNSRALNGFTPLHIACKKNHLRVMDLLLKHSASLEAVTESGLTPLHVASFMGHLNIVKILLQKGASPSASNVKVETPLHMASRAGHLEVAEFLLQNAAPVDAKAKDDQTPLHCAARMGHQELVKLLLEHKAKPNSATTAGHTPLHIAAREGHVHTVRILLDMEAQQTKMTKKGFTPLHVASKYGKVDVAELLLERGANPNAAGKNGLTPLHVAVHHNNLDVVNLLVSKGGSPHSAARNGYTALHIASKQNQVEVADSLLQHGASANAESLQGVTPLHLASQEGRPDMVTLLISQQANVNLGNKSGLTPLHLVAQEGHVGIADILVKQGASVYAATRMGYTPLHVACHYGNIKMVKFLLQQQANVNSKTRLGYTPLHQAAQQGHTDIVTLLLKHGAQPNETTTNGTSALAIAKRLGYISVIDVLKLVTEENVAMTTTEKHRMSFPETVDEILDVSEDEGIAQLTLGEELLGTEGARYMKMDDMKDHDDDFLSPKKSLEYERGLGTANYSPAIPRIPRVSPETVLLKDQEMEQQHTPLPLPKEYDEDSLIPSSPATETSDNVSPVASPIHTGSDESCRSGRGPVDGKPTSPCLHRFLVSFMVDARGGSMRGSRHNGLRVIIPPRTCAAPTRITCRLVKPQKLSSPPPLVEGEGLASRIISLGPASMQFLGPVIVEIPHFAALGRGDRELVVLRSENGSVWKEHRNRYGDEVLETILNGMDEDLESQEELGKKRIRRIISTDFPLYFAVVSRVQQESDLIGPEGGALSSKLVPMVQATFPETAVTKRVRLGLQAQPVPDELVAKLLGNQANFSPVVTVEPRRRKFHRPIGLRIPLPPSWRESPRDSGEGDTTSLRLLCSVIGGTASAQWEDITGTTKLIYSNQCASFTTNVSARFWLADCPRTAEAVSFANLLYRELSAVPYMAKFVVFAKMNELREGRLRCYCMTDDKMDKTLEQHENFTEVARSRDIEVMEGMPLHLECSGNLLPVRKATQQPRCFSFQAFRDNRLPVSVKVPSSRSSHLPPHAFTHPALSQVRDSSKESAGFLSFLRKSTKYEDNQHVLCNLNISMPPCIKIIGSEDRRRTLTPLALRERYSALNEPAMASLSAMERTELKMAVIAEQLGLSWAELARELQLSVDDINKIRVENPNSLLEQSSALLNLWATREGKRAKMESLYAALKSIDRMDIVHMLEGQPTRAGSRDLSRRRRDRERLSPGLTNGYGLAQDELLSPASMQYSLPSPLGAEPYWQEVSSLDCAPIATTEEDTLMEMSDVQVWPSGHSPSLVPVEDSSLECSNADDSEGLLGLPYGSLGRPASAGGAVLSGSTELPEDDSEMGVDSLSTATPASLGGTIAGISLNGANNGQGSEASSEASAVANTTGVDGAGGGGWRGTGSEDGLSLVAGQHRVYARLSESPALSCVPDPSADRSSNGGSGTGRESGSFLSYLQEQTGPGWSPVTNAQAWVAHQPTDAVMSSVCNAVDHGQEGLLQPVRDMGHSEILRGHFRGTQPFEKGLGFPHRAPDLNAWDDQGDEAEDLPGEQVSEEQFTDEHGNIVTKKIVRKVVRRGKGSGEEGLQEVSMETSLQDELEGDAEQFMSYAILGRESSKPDCVEVKKGAQIVKCASLRRVKQ; the protein is encoded by the exons ATGGTCCTGGAGCTGCTCCACAATGGGATCGTGCTGGAGACCACCACCAAG AAAGGAAACACTGCCCTGCACATCGCAGCCCTGGCAGGTCAGGAGCAGGTGGTCACCGAGCTGGTGAACTACGGGGCCAACGTCAACGCTCAGTTGCAG AAAGGCTTCACTCCGCTCTACATGGCTGCACAAGAAAACCATCTAGAGGTTGTGAAGTTTCTCCTGGAGAACGGAGCCAATCAGAGCATTCCAACTGAG GACGGCTTCACTCCTTTGGCCGTGGCTCTCCAGCAGGGCCATGAAAACGTCGTCGCCCTGCTCATCAACTACGGCACCAAAGGCAAGGTCCGTCTCCCCGCTCTGCACATCGCGGCTCGCAACGACGACACGCGCACGGCTGCCGTGCTCCTGCAGAACGACCCCAACCCGGACGTGCTCAGCAAG ACTGGCTTCACGCCTCTGCACATTGCTGCACATTATGAAAATTTGAACGTGGCTCAGCTGCTCCTCAACCGAGGCGCGAACGTCAACTTCACCCCAAAG AACGGCATCACTCCTCTGCACATTGCAGCCAGGAGAGGGAATGTCATCATGGTGCGGCTGCTTTTGGACAGGGGCGCACAGATAGATGCCAAAACCAAG GACGAACTCACCCCTCTGCATTGTGCGGCAAGAAACGGCCACGTCAGGATCATCGAGATCCTCCTTGATCACGGTGCCCCGATACAGGCGAAGACCAAG AACGGCCTGTCGCCGATCCACATGGCGGCACAAGGCGACCACATGGACTGTGTCAAGCAGCTGTTGCAGTACAACGCGGAGATCGATGACATCACGCTGGACCACCTCACACCTCTGCATGTTGCCGCCCACTGCGGCCACCACCGCATGGCCAAAGTCCTGCTGGATAAAGGAGCGAAGCCCAACTCCCGGGCGCTG AACGGTTTCACCCCCTTACACATCGCTTGCAAAAAGAACCACCTGCGTGTGATGGATCTGCTGCTCAAACATTCCGCCTCGCTGGAGGCCGTGACGGAG TCTGGCCTGACCCCGCTGCATGTGGCCTCCTTCATGGGTCACCTCAACATTGTCAAGATCCTGCTCCAGAAGGGGGCTTCACCCAGTGCGTCTAATGTG AAAGTGGAAACGCCGCTTCACATGGCGTCGAGGGCGGGACACTTGGAGGTGGCCGAGTTTCTGCTGCAGAATGCGGCACCAGTAGACGCCAAGGCCAAG GACGACCAGACTCCCCTGCACTGCGCCGCACGAATGGGTCACCAAGAGCTGGTGAAGCTCCTCCTGGAGCACAAGGCCAAGCCGAACTCCGCCACCACAGCCGGTCACACTCCTCTCCACATCGCAGCCCGCGAAGGCCACGTGCACACAGTGCGGATCCTGCTGGACATGGAGGCCCAGCAAACAAAGATGACCAAG AAGGGCTTCACGCCGCTCCACGTGGCCTCCAAGTATGGAAAGGTGGACGTCGCCGAGCTCTTGCTGGAGCGAGGGGCAAACCCCAACGCTGCTGGGAAG AACGGTCTGACTCCGCTGCACGTGGCTGTGCATCACAACAACCTGGACGTGGTCAACCTGCTGGTCAGCAAGGGCGGCTCGCCGCACAGTGCCGCCAGG AACGGCTACACTGCCCTGCACATCGCGTCAAAGCAGAACCAGGTGGAGGTGGCCGACAGTCTTCTGCAACACGGAGCTTCGGCCAACGCGGAGTCTCTCCAGGGCGTCACACCGCTGCACCTGGCCTCACAGGAGGGCAGGCCTGACATGGTCACCCTGCTCATCTCCCAACAGGCCAACGTCAACCTTGGCAACAAG AGTGGACTGACTCCGCTCCACCTGGTGGCGCAGGAAGGTCACGTTGGGATCGCCGATATACTGGTGAAGCAGGGAGCATCGGTCTACGCAGCCACACGA ATGGGATACACTCCTCTACATGTCGCTTGTCACTACGGAAACATCAAGATGGTGAAAttcctccttcagcagcaaGCCAACGTCAACAGCAAGACACGA ctgggcTACACTCCTCTGCACCAGGCGGCCCAGCAGGGACACACCGACATCGTGACTCTGCTGCTGAAGCATGGCGCCCAGCCCAATGAGACCACCACG AATGGCACCTCAGCACTGGCCATCGCCAAGAGACTGGGCTACATCTCTGTGATCGACGTCCTGAAGCTGGTCACTGAAGAGAACGTCGCCATG ACCACCACAGAGAAGCACCGCATGAGCTTCCCCGAGACAGTGGACGAGATCCTCGATGTGTCGGAGGACGAAG GAATTGCACAGCTCACTTTAG GAGAGGAGCTCCTGGGGACAGAAGGGGCCAGGTACATGAAGATGGATGACATGAAAGACCATGATGACGATTTCCTCTCCCCCAAGAAATCACTGGAGTACGAGAGGGGGCTGGGCACAGC AAATTACTCGCCAGCCATTCCCAGGATTCCTCGTGTCTCCCCGGAGACGGTCCTCCTGAAAGACCAGGAGATGGAGCAG CAGCACACTCCGCTCCCACTGCCCAAAGAGTACGACGAGGACTCGCTGATTCCCAGCAGCCCTGCCACCGAGACCTCAGACAACGTCAGCCCGGTGGCCAGTCCCATTCACACCGGGTCAGATGAAAGCTGCCGCTCCGGCAGGGGCCCCGTTGATGGGAAGCCAACCTCTCCGTGTCTGCACAGGTTCCTGGTCAGCTTCATGGTGGACGCCCGTGGCGGCTCCATGCGAGGGAGCAGGCACAACGGCCTGAGAGTCATCATCCCACCCAGGACCTGCGCGGCCCCCACACGCATCACCTGCCGCCTGGTGAAGCCCCAGAAGCTGAGCAGCCCTCCTCCTCTGGTGGAGGGGGAAGGTCTGGCCAGCAGGATCATCTCTCTGGGCCCAGCCAGCATGCAGTTCCTGGG GCCAGTGATTGTGGAGATCCCTCACTTCGCCGCTCTGGGTCGGGGCGACCGAGAACTGGTGGTGCTGAGAAGTGAGAATGGCTCGGTCTGGAAGGAGCATCGGAACCGCTACGGCGACGAGGTTCTGGAGACCATCCTCAACGGGATGGACGAGG ACTTAGAAAGTCAAGAGGAGCTTGGAAAGAAGAGGATCCGGCGCATCATCTCCACAGACTTCCCTCTTTATTTTGCTGTGGTGTCAAGGGTGCAGCAGGAGAGCGACCTCATCGGCCCTGAGGGGGGCGCACTCAGCAGTAAACTGGTGCCAATGGTCCAGGCCACCTTCCCTGAGACAGCAGTCACCAAACGTGTCCGTCTGGGGCTGCAG GCTCAGCCCGTTCCAGACGAGCTGGTTGCAAAGCTGTTGGGGAACCAGGCCAACTTCAGCCCGGTGGTGACAGTGGAGCCCCGGCGCCGCAAGTTCCACCGTCCCATCGGCCTGCGCATACCTCTGCCCCCGTCCTGGAGGGAGAGTCCCCGCGACTCAGGGGAGGGCGACACCACCAGCCTGCGCCTGCTGTGCTCTGTCATCG GTGGCACAGCTTCGGCCCAGTGGGAAGACATCACTGGCACCACCAAACTCATCTATTCCAACCAGTGCGCCAGCTTCACCACCAACGTGTCGGCCCG CTTCTGGCTGGCCGACTGCCCGCGCACCGCCGAGGCCGTCTCCTTCGCCAACCTGCTCTACAGGGAGCTCTCGGCGGTGCCGTACATGGCCAAGTTCGTGGTGTTCGCCAAGATGAACGAGCTGCGCGAGGGCCGGCTGCGCTGCTACTGCATGACGGACGACAAGATGGACAAGACCCTGGAACAGCACGAGAACTTCACCGAAGTGGCTCGCAGCCGCGATATCGAG GTGATGGAGGGGATGCCGCTCCACCTGGAGTGTTCCGGGAACCTCCTCCCCGTGCGGAAGGCCACGCAGCAGCCACGCTGCTTCAGCTTCCAGGCCTTCAGAGATAACCGACTTCCGGTCTCTGTCAAGGTACCGTCCTCGCGCTCCTCTCATCTCCCACCGCACGCCTTCACCCACCCGGCCCTCTCCCAGGTGAGAGACAGCAGTAAAGAATCGGCCGGGTTCCTGTCCTTCCTGCGCAAATCCACCAAGTATGAAGACAACCAGCATGTTCTGTGTAACCTCAACATCAGCATGCCTCCGTGCATCAAG ATCATCGGAAGTGAAGACAGGCGGCGAACTTTAACCCCTTTGGCACTCAGAGAAAGATACAGTGCACTGAATGAACCTGCAATGG CTTCCTTAAGTGCCATGGAAAGGACCGAGCTCAAGATGGCCGTCATCGCAGAGCAGCTGGGCCTGAGTTGGGCTG AGCTGGCCCGGGAGCTCCAGCTCAGCGTGGACGACATCAACAAGATCCGTGTGGAGAACCCCAACTCGCTGCTGGAACAGAGCTCCGCGCTGCTCAACCTGTGGGCCACACGGGAAGGCAAGAGGGCCAAAA TGGAAAGTTTATACGCGGCTCTGAAGAGCATCGACCGGATGGATATCGTCCACATGCTGGAGGGTCAGCCCACCAGAGCCGGCTCTCGTGACCTGAGCCGACGGCGCCGTGACAGAGAACGCCTCTCTCCAGGTCTCACCAATG GTTATGGGCTCGCCCAGGATGAGCTTCTCTCCCCGGCCTCCATGCAGTATAGCCTGCCCTCCCCCCTGGGCGCTGAGCCCTACTGGCAGGAGGTTTCCAGCCTGGACTGTGCGCCCATTGCCACCACAGAGGAGGACACCCTTATGGAGATGTCTGACGTGCAGGTGTGGCCCTCAGGCCACAGCCCGTCCTTGGTGCCGGTGGAGGACTCCTCGCTGGAGTGCAGCAATGCGGACGATTCAGAGGGTCTGCTGGGGCTGCCTTACGGGAGTCTGGGCCGGCCGGCCAGCGCCGGCGGTGCGGTGCTCAGTGGATCCACTGAGCTGCCCGAGGATGACTCCGAGATGGGGGTGGACTCACTCAGCACAGCCACCCCGGCCTCGCTGGGCGGCACCATTGCTGGGATCAGTCTGAACGGTGCCAACAACGGTCAGGGGTCGGAGGCCAGTTCCGAAGCATCAGCAGTCGCCAACACGACTGGTGTGgacggagctggaggaggaggatggagagggaCGGGCTCAGAGGACGGCCTTTCTCTTGTTGCAGGACAGCACAGGGTGTACGCCCGCTTGAGTGAGTCGCCCGCTCTCAGCTGCGTTCCAGATCCAAGCGCAGACAG GTCGTCCAATGGTGGAAGTGGGACGGGGAGGGAGAGTGGCTCTTTCCTCTCATACCTGCAGGAGCAGAcggggcccgggtggagcccgGTCACCAACGCTCAGGCCTGGGTGGCCCATCAGCCTACGGACGCTGTGATGTCATCCGTGTGCAACGCAGTGGACCACGGCCAGGAGGGCTTGCTTCAGCCGGTGAGGGACATGGGACACTCGGAAATCCTGCGCGGCCACTTCCGTGGGACGCAGCCATTTGAGAAGGGTCTGGGCTTCCCGCACAGAGCGCCGGATCTGAACGCCTGGGATGATCAG GGAGATGAAGCTGAAGACCTTCCAGGAGAACAAGTCAGCGAGGAGCAGTTTACAGACGAACATGGAAACATTGTCACCAAAAAG ATCGTCCGGAAGGTGGTGCGGAGAGGGAAGGGCTCCGGTGAAGAGGGGCTCCAGGAGGTGAGCATGGAGACGTCTCTGCAGGACGAGCTGGAGGGGGACGCCGAGCAGTTCATGAGCTACGCCATCCTGGGCCGGGAGAGCAGCAAG CCCGACtgtgtggaggtgaagaagggtGCTCAGATAGTGAAATGTGCCAGTCTGCGGCGAGTTAAGCAGTGA
- the LOC128762132 gene encoding uncharacterized protein LOC128762132 isoform X28, whose product MWALVTELLFSLVLLAFLVISCQNVLHIASGSVRSLLTYMHGQLDRELGEVDGASDEEENVTTRVVRRRVILKGDEAEDLPGEQVSEEQFTDEHGNIVTKKIVRKVVRRGKGSGEEGLQEVSMETSLQDELEGDAEQFMSYAILGRESSKPDCVEVKKGAQIVKCASLRRVKQ is encoded by the exons ATGTGGGCTCTGGTGACCGAGCTGCTCTTCAGCTTGGTGCTGCTCGCCTTCTTGGTCATCAGCTGTCAGAATGTTTTGCACATCGCCAGCGGCTCCGTGCGCTCCCTTCTCACCTACATGCACGGTCAGCTGGATCGAGAGCTGGGCGAGGTGGACGGAGCttcagatgaggaggagaatgTCACCACCAGAGTGGTTCGCAGGAGAGTCATTCTCAAG GGAGATGAAGCTGAAGACCTTCCAGGAGAACAAGTCAGCGAGGAGCAGTTTACAGACGAACATGGAAACATTGTCACCAAAAAG ATCGTCCGGAAGGTGGTGCGGAGAGGGAAGGGCTCCGGTGAAGAGGGGCTCCAGGAGGTGAGCATGGAGACGTCTCTGCAGGACGAGCTGGAGGGGGACGCCGAGCAGTTCATGAGCTACGCCATCCTGGGCCGGGAGAGCAGCAAG CCCGACtgtgtggaggtgaagaagggtGCTCAGATAGTGAAATGTGCCAGTCTGCGGCGAGTTAAGCAGTGA